In a genomic window of Campylobacter concisus:
- the hpf gene encoding ribosome hibernation-promoting factor, HPF/YfiA family: MNISIVGKQFELTEPIKNYIQDAFDTLGKYNLDIISARCVVAADEKQGKKGFNAEFSLNMAHKDTIVVRQKDKDLYAAIDLAIEKASKVLRREHDKKFTVKGKADDKEFRSRIGEEKIEGVEEIVPMELEIYKPLEVEEALDKLKSSDKQFYVFNDVDAKMRVIYKRTDGTFGLY; the protein is encoded by the coding sequence ATGAACATAAGCATTGTAGGAAAACAATTTGAGCTAACAGAGCCAATCAAAAACTATATCCAAGACGCTTTTGATACGCTTGGTAAATACAATCTTGATATCATCTCAGCAAGATGTGTTGTAGCAGCCGATGAAAAACAAGGTAAGAAAGGTTTTAATGCAGAATTTTCTCTAAATATGGCCCATAAAGACACCATAGTCGTTCGCCAAAAAGATAAAGACCTTTACGCTGCGATCGATCTTGCTATCGAAAAAGCATCAAAAGTTTTAAGAAGAGAGCATGATAAGAAATTTACCGTAAAAGGCAAGGCTGACGATAAAGAATTTCGCTCAAGAATAGGCGAAGAAAAGATCGAAGGTGTCGAGGAGATCGTGCCTATGGAGCTTGAAATTTATAAACCACTTGAGGTAGAAGAGGCACTTGATAAACTAAAATCAAGCGATAAACAATTTTACGTATTTAATGACGTTGACGCAAAAATGCGTGTGATCTACAAAAGAACAGACGGAACTTTTGGTCTTTACTAA
- a CDS encoding type II secretion system protein, protein MVKRGGFSLIELILSVLVVAIVSASLPLAVRTTSNLSEQSLMQEGLMNAKTYMSLILKAPFSDQVLIAGKNTMPSSITTQEAIIFPLIICDQGANPDFYEKSGVKGEGHRILAYPVQNSSACATRPSDSKLPESIKSVNFKVKSIKNFNTQKSISPTASTTKRDFIIDTETTPTITNGADKFVVSTPLNDSDVLQIKLDTTMKTTKESKSVLYGYAFNIGESSTLSVKEWK, encoded by the coding sequence GTGGTAAAAAGAGGTGGCTTTTCATTGATAGAGCTTATCTTGTCAGTGCTTGTAGTAGCCATAGTAAGTGCAAGCTTGCCACTAGCGGTAAGAACTACTTCAAATTTAAGTGAGCAGTCCTTAATGCAAGAAGGACTAATGAATGCTAAAACCTATATGTCATTAATATTAAAAGCACCATTTAGTGATCAAGTCTTAATAGCCGGTAAAAATACCATGCCATCATCTATAACCACTCAAGAGGCTATAATTTTTCCTCTTATTATCTGCGACCAAGGGGCAAATCCAGATTTTTATGAAAAAAGTGGTGTAAAAGGAGAAGGACATAGGATACTTGCATATCCGGTACAAAATTCATCTGCATGTGCCACAAGGCCTAGTGATTCAAAGCTTCCAGAATCAATCAAAAGCGTAAATTTTAAAGTAAAATCTATCAAAAATTTCAATACCCAAAAATCCATCTCGCCAACTGCTAGCACTACCAAACGCGACTTTATCATAGATACAGAGACGACTCCAACCATAACAAATGGAGCTGATAAATTTGTAGTTAGCACTCCTTTAAATGATAGTGACGTTTTACAGATAAAGCTAGATACGACTATGAAAACTACAAAAGAGAGCAAAAGCGTACTTTATGGATATGCCTTTAACATAGGTGAAAGTAGCACTCTAAGTGTAAAAGAATGGAAATGA
- a CDS encoding DUF1523 family protein, whose amino-acid sequence MITFFKRICVIFIVLLHSFLALVVDYSFPHYANVQITGSDLKRMDKDGIIDAKNPADGLTRDIYLIYTKDSNNPNKVMAYRNEDTAWGFPFYFKFNSADVQAKAQGFANSDKNVTVKYYGYRISMLQEFRNIISLKENCNDTSWPVASYVFYFILFISLIIWIRKINKAFTPKVSENLEK is encoded by the coding sequence ATGATTACATTTTTTAAAAGAATTTGCGTTATTTTTATTGTACTCTTACACTCTTTTTTAGCTCTTGTAGTTGATTATTCATTTCCACATTATGCAAATGTACAAATCACAGGTAGCGATCTCAAACGTATGGACAAAGATGGTATCATCGATGCTAAAAATCCAGCTGATGGCCTTACTAGAGATATTTATCTTATCTATACTAAAGATTCTAATAATCCAAATAAAGTCATGGCTTATAGAAATGAAGATACCGCATGGGGATTTCCGTTTTATTTTAAATTTAACTCAGCTGATGTACAAGCCAAGGCTCAAGGCTTTGCAAATAGCGATAAAAACGTTACTGTAAAATATTATGGATATAGAATTTCTATGCTTCAAGAGTTTAGAAATATTATATCGCTAAAAGAAAACTGCAATGATACTAGTTGGCCGGTAGCTAGCTATGTATTTTACTTTATCTTATTTATCTCGCTAATCATTTGGATAAGAAAGATAAACAAGGCCTTTACACCAAAGGTTAGTGAAAATTTAGAGAAATAA
- a CDS encoding type II secretion system protein, whose protein sequence is MKRTRKAFTLIELIIVITVLGVISLMSFNTLMNLYQNYFQSKVINELETQSEIALEQISMLLSHRIKQSVIARKKNGDYLALNDSGVNLSSDFEILEFIPAAYELFDGINEYKGDDTNGDPIIEEGIYSGYVDLANSSVANGLKSPGSKFNDAFRNGIMDLTCENDSNEEDVNSGSRCINANNENGGLVAIFSSILYRVGSSFGYQENLDQRHLDIAKVGIQSIDTLKISSDFKNKKISEQYKLAYTAIAIAPAEQSAEDIQNGSFDLKIYYNYRPWLNESFKKFSSTSTKDIKAENATLAKHVTRFVFTEKNGVIALKLCLKAEKSEITICKSKAVY, encoded by the coding sequence ATGAAAAGAACAAGAAAAGCTTTTACATTAATTGAGCTAATAATAGTCATCACCGTACTTGGCGTTATCTCACTTATGAGCTTTAACACGCTTATGAATTTATATCAAAACTATTTTCAAAGCAAAGTAATAAACGAACTAGAAACACAAAGCGAAATCGCTCTAGAGCAAATTTCAATGCTGCTTAGCCACAGAATCAAACAAAGCGTTATCGCTAGGAAAAAAAATGGAGATTACCTAGCTCTAAATGATAGTGGCGTAAATCTAAGTAGCGACTTTGAAATTTTAGAATTTATCCCAGCTGCTTATGAGCTATTTGATGGCATAAACGAATATAAAGGAGATGATACTAACGGAGATCCTATCATCGAAGAAGGCATATATAGCGGATATGTAGATCTTGCAAATAGCTCTGTTGCAAATGGATTAAAAAGTCCTGGGAGCAAATTTAATGATGCTTTTAGAAACGGCATAATGGACTTGACCTGCGAAAATGATAGCAATGAAGAAGATGTAAATAGTGGCTCTAGGTGCATAAACGCCAATAATGAAAATGGTGGTTTAGTAGCGATATTTTCTAGCATACTTTATAGAGTTGGTAGTAGCTTTGGCTATCAAGAAAATTTAGACCAAAGGCACTTAGATATCGCAAAAGTTGGCATACAATCAATCGACACGCTTAAGATTTCAAGTGATTTTAAAAATAAAAAAATTTCAGAACAGTATAAGCTAGCTTACACAGCCATTGCCATAGCGCCAGCTGAGCAAAGTGCCGAGGATATACAAAATGGCTCTTTTGACCTTAAAATTTACTACAATTATAGGCCATGGCTAAATGAAAGCTTTAAAAAATTTAGCTCAACATCCACAAAGGATATCAAAGCCGAAAATGCAACACTAGCTAAACACGTAACAAGATTTGTCTTCACGGAAAAAAATGGTGTCATCGCGCTAAAGCTTTGCCTTAAAGCAGAAAAATCAGAAATAACCATTTGCAAGTCAAAGGCGGTTTATTAA